One genomic region from Equus asinus isolate D_3611 breed Donkey chromosome 10, EquAss-T2T_v2, whole genome shotgun sequence encodes:
- the LOC139046488 gene encoding proline-rich proteoglycan 2-like — MATACWGAQAQVFLAASGAAGEGAPRDAVGGGVPGPPELLREVEEYPRGCSGGGSPASEPHCGRGHPRAPSTALQEGESGAASRGSEPSRPPPSRGRSRPARGPPREARPRRAAAVGRSSGRPSAREEEARPRQRAAAEPAGARQPARPRARRPRKGAGPRAAPTAPAGKGGASAGRGRGLGQRPLRLREGAGRARAGTGRRAAPSALAQGLGGARAPAGWPPPQPPPPPGPRARPPPRPADRPAPPPRRPRPPGPGLPARPRSMRQQHPRRRRRRRL; from the exons ATGGCTACGGCCTGCTGGGGCGCCCAGGCACAGGTGTTCCTCGCAGCCTCTGGGGCTGCAGGGGAAGGG GCACCGAGGGACGCTgtgggagggggcgtccccgggcCCCCAGAGCTGCTGCGGGAGGTGGAGGAGTATCCCCGGGGCTGCTCTGGGGGGGGATCCCCGGCCTCTGAGCCCCACTGTGGGAGGGGGCATCCCCGGGCTCCCAGCACTGCTCTCCAGGAGGGGGAATCCGGGGCTGCATCCCGGGGCTCCGAGCCCTCCCGTCCGCCGCCTTCCCGAGGTCGCAGTCGGCCCGCGCGGGGGCCTCCGCGAGAGGCTCGGCCCCGTCGTGCGGCGGCTGTGGGACGCTCGTCCGGGCGACCCAgtgccagggaggaggaggcgcGGCCCAGACAAAGAGCTGCGGCGGAGCCAGCCGGGGCCCGTCAGCCCGCGCGACCCCGCGCCCGGCGCCCGCGGAAAGGGGCGGGCCCTCGGGCAGCGCCCACTGCGCCTGCGGGAAAGGGCGGGGCGagcgcgggccgggggcggggcctcgggcaGCGCCCACTGCGCCTGCGGGAAGGGGCGGGGCGAGCGCGGGCCGGCACGGGGAGGCGAGCCGCGCCCAGTGCGCTTGCGcagggcctcggcggtgcgcgcGCTCCCGCCGGTTGGCCGCCTCCTCAaccgccgccgcccccgggccCGCGCGCGcgtcccccgccccggcccgcggACCGGCCCGCGCCCCCGCCTCGCCGCCCCCGGCCCCCGGGCCCCGGCCTCCCGGCCCGGCCCCGCAGCATGCGGCAGCAGCAcccgcggcggcggcgccggcggcggctgtGA